One Halobacterium zhouii genomic region harbors:
- a CDS encoding BolA family protein — MDLSDVEAVIEDAIPDSDATVERARGKHDDDHLAATVVSPAFEGERLVQQHQRVYDALDEHMTTDIHALELQTYTPEEYDEREA, encoded by the coding sequence ATGGACCTCTCGGACGTCGAAGCAGTCATCGAGGACGCGATTCCGGATAGCGACGCGACCGTGGAGCGCGCACGGGGAAAGCACGACGACGACCACCTCGCCGCCACCGTCGTCTCGCCCGCCTTCGAAGGCGAACGCCTCGTCCAGCAACACCAGCGGGTGTACGACGCGCTCGACGAGCACATGACGACGGACATCCACGCGCTCGAACTCCAGACGTACACGCCCGAGGAGTACGACGAACGCGAGGCGTAG
- a CDS encoding MFS transporter, whose protein sequence is MVHTYELSIPILIPLWLEAFPVERATIGTVVAVGYALFGLGALPGGVLSDTLGSRRLIAACLFGMAGSFVLLAAAPSLPVVALALVCWGAAASVYHPAGLSLISTGVEDRGDAFAYHGIAGNLGTALGPLAVALLLLVADWRAVTAALAVPAVVAGAIAIRVRFDERAAVVEADGGSSAPEDVRDADDAADTGGDSKAGVGVSSLGEFLSESKRLLVGPFAAVFLVVMFSGLYYRGVLTFLPDLLASFSAFAPVEFAGREMQPYRYAYAGLLMVGVLGQYVGGKLTERVPTERAIAVAFAGLAVLALVFLPAVNAGLLPLLVVGALLGFTLFVVQPLYQATVAAYTPPGTRGLSYGYTYLGVFGVGALGAALAGTILQYADAAALFTVLATLAVGGATTATALSYR, encoded by the coding sequence ATGGTCCACACCTACGAGCTGTCGATACCCATCCTGATTCCGCTCTGGCTCGAGGCGTTCCCGGTCGAGCGCGCGACCATCGGAACCGTCGTCGCGGTCGGCTACGCGCTGTTCGGTCTCGGCGCGCTCCCCGGTGGCGTCCTCTCGGACACCCTGGGCTCCCGACGCCTCATCGCCGCCTGCCTGTTCGGCATGGCCGGGTCGTTCGTACTGCTGGCCGCCGCTCCGTCGCTCCCGGTCGTCGCGCTCGCACTCGTCTGCTGGGGCGCCGCCGCGAGCGTCTACCATCCCGCCGGCCTCTCGCTCATCAGCACGGGCGTCGAGGACCGCGGGGACGCCTTCGCCTACCACGGCATCGCGGGGAATCTCGGAACGGCCCTCGGCCCTCTCGCCGTCGCGCTGTTGTTGCTCGTCGCGGACTGGCGGGCCGTCACCGCCGCGCTCGCCGTTCCCGCAGTGGTCGCCGGCGCAATCGCGATTCGCGTGCGCTTCGACGAGCGCGCCGCCGTCGTGGAAGCGGACGGCGGTAGCAGCGCCCCCGAAGACGTCCGCGACGCCGACGACGCTGCCGACACTGGTGGCGACTCGAAGGCCGGCGTCGGCGTCTCCTCGCTCGGGGAGTTCCTCTCGGAGTCGAAGCGACTGCTCGTCGGGCCGTTCGCGGCGGTGTTCCTCGTCGTGATGTTCTCCGGACTCTACTACCGTGGCGTGCTGACGTTCCTCCCGGACCTGCTCGCGTCCTTCTCGGCGTTCGCGCCCGTGGAGTTCGCGGGCCGCGAGATGCAGCCCTACCGGTACGCGTACGCGGGACTGCTGATGGTCGGCGTCCTCGGCCAGTACGTCGGCGGAAAGCTCACCGAGCGCGTCCCCACCGAGCGAGCTATCGCCGTCGCGTTCGCGGGGCTCGCGGTGCTCGCGCTCGTCTTCCTGCCGGCGGTGAACGCCGGCCTCCTCCCGCTGCTGGTGGTCGGCGCGCTGCTCGGATTCACGCTGTTCGTCGTCCAACCGCTCTACCAGGCGACCGTCGCCGCGTACACGCCGCCGGGGACGCGCGGTCTCTCCTACGGCTACACGTATCTGGGCGTGTTCGGCGTCGGCGCACTCGGCGCGGCGCTCGCCGGAACCATTCTCCAGTACGCCGACGCGGCGGCGCTGTTCACCGTGCTCGCGACACTCGCGGTCGGCGGCGCGACCACCGCCACCGCGTTGAGTTACCGCTGA
- a CDS encoding carbohydrate ABC transporter permease has protein sequence MTETDDTADLDARLSERLTAYDPWRVGLYAVLAALVGFYLIPIETGIVTSIKTATGVVETLPYVPPGPSTFTLQNWATAFDLLVRGIVNSLIFTIPATILCAILGSTAAYGLTLVDWRGQIGVLVLFIAGIFIPYQAVIVPLSRFWSNYLDLTSLLSFLWALPVLEPYWGTLIELTITHVAYGIPICVLLFRSHYKSISTEMLEAARLDGASVTKIYYRIVLPLSRPMFAVVLIFQFTQIWNEFLFSLTLVSSASSPAASVTLILSGIGEAQTGLDFPLRMAAAFVAAIPTILIYVLFTDEFAEGVRT, from the coding sequence ATGACGGAGACGGACGACACCGCGGACCTCGACGCGCGACTGTCCGAACGGTTGACAGCGTACGACCCGTGGCGTGTCGGGCTGTACGCGGTGCTCGCGGCGCTGGTCGGGTTCTACCTGATCCCCATCGAGACCGGGATCGTGACGTCGATCAAGACCGCGACCGGGGTCGTCGAGACGCTCCCGTACGTGCCGCCGGGGCCGTCTACGTTCACGCTACAGAACTGGGCGACGGCCTTCGACCTGCTCGTCCGCGGGATCGTGAACAGCCTCATCTTCACGATTCCGGCGACGATACTCTGTGCCATCCTCGGGAGCACGGCGGCGTACGGCCTGACGCTCGTCGACTGGCGCGGCCAGATCGGCGTGCTCGTGCTGTTCATCGCCGGCATCTTCATCCCGTACCAGGCGGTCATCGTTCCGCTGTCGCGGTTCTGGTCGAACTACCTCGACCTGACCAGCCTGCTATCCTTCCTGTGGGCGCTTCCGGTCCTCGAACCGTACTGGGGGACGCTCATCGAGTTGACGATAACCCACGTCGCCTACGGCATCCCCATCTGCGTGTTGTTGTTCCGGTCGCACTACAAGAGCATCTCCACGGAGATGCTGGAGGCCGCGCGACTCGACGGCGCGAGCGTGACGAAGATCTACTACCGGATCGTGCTCCCGCTGTCGCGCCCGATGTTCGCGGTCGTACTGATCTTCCAGTTCACCCAGATCTGGAACGAGTTCCTGTTCTCGCTCACCCTCGTCTCGAGCGCGAGCAGTCCCGCGGCGTCGGTGACCCTGATACTGTCGGGCATCGGTGAGGCCCAGACGGGACTGGATTTCCCGCTCCGGATGGCCGCGGCGTTCGTCGCCGCCATCCCGACCATCCTCATCTACGTGCTGTTCACCGACGAGTTCGCCGAGGGGGTGCGCACGTGA
- a CDS encoding ornithine cyclodeaminase family protein gives MAETLFLADEDTAELAEPADYVTAVRDAYRQRGEGAPAKPRTKLLNDDPPGMFTGYSAILPDTGAMGGYTYSAGFGEEDAWFVTPLFDADTGEPIALLDGARMNPFKTGAAGAVGVDALARDDARSVAVIGSGAQARGQLRATATVRDLDTVWVYSPTKESRESFAADMNERLEASVAAVASSAAAVEGADIVVTATNASDPVFDGDQLEDGAHVTAMGQYSPGKRELDTATIQRAVYVPDLRERVTQDAGSFLHALDEGAVTEDHVHAELGDVVAGNAPGRENQTDVTVFDSGGTGIETTAAAHMLYERASERDRGTELEFAAASDVLTGE, from the coding sequence ATGGCCGAGACGCTGTTCCTCGCTGACGAGGACACCGCCGAGCTCGCGGAGCCAGCAGACTACGTTACTGCCGTCCGGGACGCCTACCGCCAGCGCGGCGAGGGCGCGCCCGCCAAACCGCGCACGAAACTCCTGAACGACGACCCGCCGGGCATGTTCACCGGGTACAGCGCCATCCTCCCGGACACCGGCGCGATGGGCGGGTACACGTACAGCGCCGGGTTCGGCGAGGAGGACGCGTGGTTCGTCACGCCACTGTTCGACGCGGACACCGGAGAACCGATCGCGCTGCTCGACGGCGCGCGCATGAACCCGTTCAAGACCGGCGCGGCCGGCGCAGTCGGCGTCGACGCACTCGCCCGCGACGACGCGCGCTCTGTCGCCGTCATCGGAAGCGGCGCGCAGGCCCGCGGCCAGCTCCGCGCGACCGCGACGGTCCGGGATCTCGACACCGTCTGGGTGTACTCGCCGACGAAGGAGAGTCGCGAATCCTTCGCCGCGGACATGAACGAGCGCCTCGAGGCGTCGGTCGCCGCCGTCGCGTCTAGCGCCGCTGCCGTCGAGGGCGCGGACATCGTCGTCACGGCGACGAACGCGAGTGACCCCGTTTTCGACGGCGACCAACTCGAGGACGGCGCCCACGTCACTGCGATGGGACAGTACAGCCCCGGGAAGCGCGAACTCGACACCGCCACCATCCAGCGCGCCGTCTACGTTCCCGACCTCCGGGAGCGCGTGACCCAGGACGCCGGTTCGTTCCTGCACGCGCTCGACGAGGGCGCCGTCACCGAGGACCACGTCCACGCGGAACTCGGGGACGTGGTGGCCGGGAACGCGCCCGGCCGTGAGAACCAGACCGACGTGACGGTGTTCGACAGCGGCGGAACGGGAATCGAAACGACCGCCGCCGCACACATGCTGTACGAGCGCGCGAGCGAACGCGACCGCGGAACGGAACTGGAGTTCGCGGCCGCGAGCGACGTACTCACCGGGGAGTGA
- a CDS encoding CopD family protein, protein MTSALDLVLVVHTIFAALWTGSTIAVAGAIVPAAQRDLLDADALSLVARRFTYLTLTSVVLLLATGGHLAGTLYTAESLQSTGRGHLVLAMVGLWFALAGILHFATRRLTVDETETVESAAASARPWFLAASGVSLALLVVAGLL, encoded by the coding sequence ATGACGTCGGCACTCGACCTCGTGCTCGTCGTCCACACCATCTTCGCCGCGCTGTGGACGGGGAGCACGATAGCCGTCGCCGGCGCCATCGTCCCGGCGGCCCAGCGAGACCTGCTGGACGCCGACGCGCTCTCGCTGGTCGCCCGCCGGTTCACGTACCTCACGCTCACCTCGGTGGTGCTGTTGCTGGCCACCGGCGGCCACCTCGCGGGAACACTGTACACCGCAGAGTCGCTCCAGTCGACTGGACGCGGCCACCTCGTCCTGGCGATGGTGGGGCTGTGGTTCGCGCTCGCCGGTATCCTCCACTTCGCCACCCGCCGACTGACCGTCGACGAGACCGAAACCGTCGAATCCGCGGCGGCGTCGGCCAGACCGTGGTTCCTCGCGGCGAGCGGCGTCTCGCTCGCGCTCCTCGTCGTCGCCGGCCTGCTCTGA
- a CDS encoding DUF3054 domain-containing protein, translating into MVPRFERRRMDFLDVDDDAVTWYLPGDVLAILLFVLLGELRHGGLTVERYAGVLLPFLIGWLIVAPVVGAYGERTVDSTRSAILLALVGWLGADFLGQVLRGTDYFPGNADPQFFLVTLLFGGLLLAVARFASLVVVDFAGD; encoded by the coding sequence ATGGTCCCCCGTTTCGAACGCCGGCGCATGGACTTCCTCGACGTCGACGACGACGCAGTCACCTGGTATCTGCCGGGGGACGTGCTGGCGATACTCCTGTTCGTGCTCCTCGGAGAGTTGCGACACGGCGGCCTCACCGTCGAGCGGTACGCCGGCGTGTTGTTGCCGTTCCTCATCGGGTGGCTCATCGTTGCCCCGGTCGTCGGCGCGTACGGCGAACGGACCGTCGACTCCACGCGGAGCGCCATCCTCCTCGCGCTCGTCGGCTGGCTCGGCGCGGACTTCCTCGGTCAGGTCCTCCGCGGAACCGACTACTTCCCCGGGAACGCCGACCCGCAGTTCTTCCTCGTCACGCTACTGTTCGGCGGTCTACTGCTCGCGGTGGCGCGGTTCGCGTCCCTCGTCGTCGTCGACTTCGCGGGCGACTGA
- a CDS encoding ArsR/SmtB family transcription factor: MTTHDATDEVDDILNLVTQDSARSILAAASDRPCTAEELAEQCDISLPTVYRHVTELQERGLLDEKLRIDESGDHVREFETTLESISFTFTDQGADAEIRFR, from the coding sequence ATGACAACCCACGACGCAACCGACGAAGTGGACGACATCCTCAACCTCGTCACGCAGGACTCCGCCCGGAGCATTCTCGCCGCGGCGAGTGACCGACCCTGTACCGCGGAGGAACTCGCCGAACAGTGTGACATCTCGCTGCCGACTGTGTACCGGCACGTCACCGAACTCCAGGAGCGCGGCCTCCTCGACGAAAAACTCCGGATCGACGAGTCGGGCGACCACGTCCGGGAGTTCGAGACGACTCTCGAGTCGATCAGTTTCACCTTCACTGACCAGGGCGCAGACGCGGAGATTCGATTCCGGTGA
- a CDS encoding ABC transporter ATP-binding protein: MSDLVLDQLRKVFDDGGDSIVAVDDVSIDIDDGEFLVLVGPSGCGKSTTLRMIAGLETATDGEIRLGGRRLNEREAKNRNIAMVFQSYALYPHMTVRGNMRFGLEESTDLSDDEIDRRVEDTAATMGIGDLLDRTPGELSGGQQQRIALGRAIVRDPEAFLLDEPLSNLDAKLRSTMRTELQRIQEDLGVTTVYVTHDQTEAMTMGDRIAILNDGRLQQVATPLEAYHEPANEFVAGFLGEPSMNFFDATVEDGALVTDEFTYPLSEETLANLDGARNVRLGIRPEDVELRTAVDGDHDFRVTVDVVEPLGNENNVYLAFGDDGETFTAVVDATTSPDADTEVAAHIPEEAIHIFDAETGDALHNRTRESDEEAVPQ; encoded by the coding sequence ATGAGTGATCTCGTACTCGACCAACTGCGGAAAGTGTTCGACGACGGCGGCGACTCTATCGTCGCCGTCGACGACGTATCGATAGACATCGACGACGGCGAGTTCCTCGTTCTCGTCGGGCCGTCCGGTTGCGGGAAGTCGACTACGCTCCGGATGATCGCCGGCCTGGAGACCGCCACGGATGGCGAGATTCGGCTCGGCGGTCGGCGTCTCAACGAGCGAGAGGCCAAGAACCGGAACATCGCGATGGTGTTCCAGTCGTACGCGCTCTACCCGCACATGACGGTCCGCGGCAACATGCGCTTCGGCCTAGAGGAGTCGACGGATCTCTCCGACGACGAGATCGACCGCCGCGTCGAGGACACCGCCGCGACGATGGGCATCGGCGACCTACTCGACCGGACTCCCGGCGAGCTCTCCGGCGGCCAGCAACAGCGCATCGCGCTTGGTCGCGCCATCGTGCGGGACCCCGAGGCGTTCCTGCTCGACGAACCGCTCAGCAACCTCGACGCGAAACTCCGGTCGACGATGCGCACGGAACTCCAGCGCATCCAGGAGGACCTCGGCGTCACCACCGTCTACGTCACGCACGACCAGACGGAGGCGATGACGATGGGCGACCGCATCGCCATCCTCAACGACGGGCGACTCCAGCAGGTCGCCACGCCGCTGGAGGCGTACCACGAACCCGCCAACGAGTTCGTCGCCGGCTTCCTCGGCGAACCCTCGATGAACTTCTTCGACGCCACCGTCGAGGACGGCGCACTCGTCACCGACGAGTTCACGTACCCGCTCTCCGAGGAGACGCTCGCGAACCTCGACGGCGCGCGGAACGTCCGCCTCGGCATCCGCCCCGAGGACGTCGAACTCCGAACTGCGGTCGACGGCGACCACGATTTCCGCGTGACCGTGGACGTGGTCGAACCGCTCGGCAACGAGAACAACGTCTACCTCGCGTTCGGCGACGACGGGGAGACGTTCACTGCGGTCGTCGACGCCACCACGTCCCCCGACGCGGACACCGAGGTGGCCGCGCACATCCCGGAGGAAGCGATTCACATCTTCGACGCGGAGACCGGTGATGCGCTCCACAATCGCACGCGCGAGAGCGACGAAGAGGCCGTCCCGCAGTAA
- a CDS encoding carbohydrate ABC transporter permease produces the protein MSTLDTLRQRLNWGGRDTDPAENDTAATDGGTAVGTPGARERSTLRQYWNSDFVRSMPFWLVPFAVMGLFVYGAIGWNFVISLTDYAGFDDANYSDLDFQNYVEAVTSPQVIAAARNTLVLVVAFTIVCLAVGLTVAVLLDRQVRFESTLRTIYLLPMALSFIVTGQFWLWMYNVNNGIVNAFVGLFGLGPYNWVGNPDLVLAAVVFALVWQFSGYCMVVYLAALRGIPNDQFEAARIDGASTLRMYWRVIVPQLKPATVSATVVLMLFALKAFSFLYALFGGYRPTKGADILATLMVRQAFQLQQWAYASAIAIILFVMTLGIIAPYLYYQYRGDNL, from the coding sequence ATGTCAACTCTCGATACTCTCCGACAACGACTGAACTGGGGTGGCCGGGACACCGACCCAGCAGAGAACGACACCGCCGCGACGGACGGCGGGACCGCCGTCGGGACACCCGGTGCCCGCGAGCGGTCGACGCTGCGCCAGTACTGGAACAGCGACTTCGTGCGCTCGATGCCCTTCTGGCTGGTCCCGTTCGCGGTGATGGGGCTGTTCGTCTACGGCGCTATCGGATGGAACTTCGTCATCTCCTTGACGGACTACGCGGGGTTCGACGACGCGAACTACTCGGACCTCGACTTCCAGAACTACGTCGAGGCGGTCACCTCGCCACAGGTCATCGCGGCCGCCCGTAACACACTCGTCCTGGTGGTCGCGTTCACGATAGTCTGTCTCGCCGTCGGCCTCACGGTGGCGGTCCTGCTCGACCGACAGGTCCGCTTCGAGAGCACGCTGCGCACCATCTACCTGCTGCCGATGGCGCTGTCGTTCATCGTCACGGGCCAGTTCTGGCTCTGGATGTACAACGTGAACAACGGCATCGTGAACGCGTTCGTCGGCCTGTTCGGACTCGGGCCGTACAACTGGGTCGGGAACCCCGACCTCGTGCTCGCCGCGGTCGTCTTCGCGCTGGTGTGGCAGTTCAGCGGCTACTGCATGGTGGTGTACCTCGCCGCGCTGCGGGGCATCCCGAACGACCAGTTCGAGGCCGCCCGCATCGACGGCGCGAGCACGCTGCGGATGTACTGGCGCGTCATCGTGCCACAGCTCAAGCCCGCGACCGTCAGCGCCACCGTGGTGTTGATGCTGTTCGCGCTGAAGGCGTTCTCGTTCCTCTACGCCCTGTTCGGCGGCTACCGGCCGACGAAGGGCGCGGACATCCTCGCGACGCTGATGGTCAGGCAGGCGTTCCAGCTCCAGCAGTGGGCGTACGCCTCCGCCATCGCCATCATCCTGTTCGTCATGACACTCGGCATCATCGCACCGTACCTGTACTACCAGTACCGAGGAGATAACCTATGA
- a CDS encoding presenilin family intramembrane aspartyl protease PSH — protein sequence MKDTTRTATVLGGVLAVFLAVQLGALALVEPFQQAGLQSTENPQNPLNSVLYVGFLLFATAGILLVIKYDMKQLLRGFILLTSGLISAYVFGVVLPTVTVSGVNVVAFGAAALVVAALFAYPEWWVIDTTGVVMGMGAAALFGISFGVLPALVLLTALAVYDAISVYGTEHMLTLASGVMELRLPIVLVFPTSLDYSFLDEADAIPDTASDDENDGRDDGSAETDGDQGALEREAFFVGLGDAVMPTILVASVAAFPPRTQGVFGIELPALTAMVGTLVGVLVLMRLVFKGRAHAGLPLLNGGAILGYLVGALAAGIPLVDALGLTPYV from the coding sequence ATGAAGGATACGACGCGCACCGCCACGGTGCTCGGCGGTGTTCTCGCGGTGTTTCTCGCGGTTCAACTCGGCGCACTCGCACTCGTCGAACCGTTTCAGCAGGCCGGTCTCCAGTCCACGGAGAACCCACAGAACCCACTGAATAGCGTTCTCTACGTCGGATTCCTGCTGTTCGCAACCGCGGGAATCCTGCTCGTCATCAAGTACGACATGAAACAGCTACTCCGGGGGTTCATCCTGCTGACGAGCGGGCTGATATCCGCGTACGTGTTCGGCGTCGTGTTACCGACAGTCACCGTCTCGGGCGTGAACGTCGTCGCGTTCGGCGCAGCGGCGCTGGTCGTCGCCGCGCTGTTCGCGTACCCCGAGTGGTGGGTCATCGACACCACCGGCGTCGTGATGGGGATGGGAGCAGCGGCGCTGTTCGGCATCAGTTTCGGTGTGCTTCCCGCGCTCGTGTTGCTGACCGCGCTCGCCGTGTACGACGCTATTAGCGTCTACGGCACCGAACACATGCTCACGCTCGCGTCCGGCGTGATGGAGCTCCGGCTCCCCATCGTGCTCGTGTTCCCGACGAGCCTCGACTACTCGTTCCTCGACGAGGCCGACGCGATTCCGGACACCGCGAGCGACGACGAGAACGACGGCCGTGACGATGGTTCAGCCGAGACCGATGGCGACCAGGGAGCGCTCGAACGGGAGGCGTTCTTCGTGGGCCTCGGCGACGCCGTGATGCCGACGATTCTGGTGGCGAGCGTCGCGGCCTTCCCGCCCCGCACGCAGGGCGTGTTCGGCATCGAACTGCCCGCGCTCACCGCGATGGTCGGCACGCTCGTCGGAGTGCTCGTGTTGATGCGACTGGTGTTCAAGGGCCGCGCACACGCGGGCCTCCCGCTGCTCAACGGTGGTGCGATCCTCGGCTACCTGGTCGGCGCGCTCGCGGCGGGCATCCCGCTCGTGGACGCACTCGGTCTCACTCCGTACGTATAG
- the fen gene encoding flap endonuclease-1 has protein sequence MGNADLRQLAVLDEVPFEELEGSVVAVDVHNWLYKYLTTTVRWTGDDVYTTADGTEVANLVGVVQGLPKFFEHDLTPVFVWDGGVTELKEEEIEERREERAEREQRLEEAREAGDHLEAARLDSQTQRLTDTIHETTRELFDLLDVPQVEAPAEGEAQASYMARVDEAVDYAGSDDYDCLLLGSPLTLRQLTSKGDPEVMDFQATLDKHDLTWEQLVDVGILCGTDFNEGIDGFGPKTALSAVREHGDLWGVLDAEGEYVDYGDRIRELFLDPDVTDDYEIHTDISPDVEAAREYVTETWNIPADEVARGFERIEESVTQTGLDQWT, from the coding sequence ATGGGTAACGCGGACCTGCGCCAACTCGCGGTCCTCGACGAGGTCCCCTTCGAGGAACTGGAGGGGAGCGTCGTGGCCGTGGACGTGCACAACTGGCTGTACAAGTATCTCACCACGACGGTCCGGTGGACGGGCGACGACGTGTACACGACCGCCGACGGCACCGAGGTCGCGAACCTCGTCGGCGTCGTGCAGGGGCTCCCGAAGTTCTTCGAACACGACCTCACGCCCGTGTTCGTCTGGGACGGCGGCGTCACGGAACTCAAAGAGGAGGAGATCGAGGAGCGGCGCGAGGAGCGCGCGGAGCGCGAACAACGACTCGAGGAGGCCCGGGAGGCGGGCGACCACCTCGAAGCCGCGCGCCTCGACTCACAGACCCAGCGGCTCACGGACACCATCCACGAGACCACCCGGGAACTGTTCGACCTGCTCGACGTACCCCAGGTCGAGGCGCCCGCCGAGGGCGAGGCGCAGGCGTCGTACATGGCGCGGGTCGACGAGGCCGTGGACTACGCGGGCAGCGACGACTACGACTGCCTCCTCTTGGGGTCGCCGCTGACGCTCCGGCAACTCACGAGCAAGGGAGACCCCGAGGTGATGGACTTCCAGGCGACCCTCGATAAGCACGACCTGACGTGGGAGCAACTCGTGGACGTCGGCATCCTCTGTGGCACGGATTTCAACGAGGGGATCGACGGGTTCGGTCCGAAGACCGCGCTCTCGGCCGTCCGCGAGCACGGCGACCTCTGGGGCGTCCTCGACGCGGAGGGCGAGTACGTCGACTACGGCGACCGCATCCGGGAGTTGTTCCTGGACCCGGACGTGACCGACGACTACGAGATACACACCGACATCTCGCCGGACGTCGAGGCCGCCCGCGAGTACGTCACCGAGACGTGGAACATTCCGGCGGACGAAGTGGCGCGCGGGTTCGAGCGCATCGAGGAGTCGGTCACGCAGACCGGCCTCGACCAGTGGACGTAG
- a CDS encoding class I SAM-dependent methyltransferase gives MPDADADDLAPGLARAKRPVERVLDVGGGTGRAARALRRTPIERAPVVLDASAGMLAEARDHGLPVVRADAATLPVADASVDAVVIVDALHHFPDARAAVAEATRVLRPGGVLVVREFDPGTLRGRLLVAAEHVVGFEPTFLGADELATLLARSGLDSRVLESGFAYTVVGVKPRSNPSSADESRSEQSV, from the coding sequence ATGCCGGACGCGGACGCCGACGACCTCGCGCCGGGTCTCGCGCGCGCCAAACGGCCGGTCGAGCGAGTGCTGGACGTCGGCGGCGGGACGGGACGCGCCGCTCGCGCGCTCCGCCGGACGCCGATCGAACGCGCACCGGTCGTCCTCGACGCCAGCGCCGGGATGCTCGCGGAAGCGCGGGACCACGGCCTGCCGGTGGTCCGCGCGGACGCCGCGACGCTGCCCGTGGCCGACGCGAGCGTCGACGCCGTCGTCATCGTCGACGCGCTCCACCACTTCCCTGACGCGCGTGCGGCCGTCGCGGAAGCAACGCGCGTGCTCCGACCGGGCGGCGTGCTCGTCGTCCGGGAGTTCGACCCCGGGACGCTCCGCGGCCGGTTGCTCGTCGCGGCGGAACACGTCGTCGGCTTCGAACCGACGTTCCTCGGCGCCGACGAACTCGCGACCCTGCTCGCTCGCTCCGGACTCGACTCGCGTGTGCTCGAATCCGGGTTCGCGTACACCGTCGTCGGCGTGAAGCCGCGCTCGAATCCGTCCTCGGCCGACGAGTCGCGTTCTGAGCAGTCGGTCTGA
- a CDS encoding GNAT family N-acetyltransferase: MRYAVLGGPDDGPTFRLDWQAFSYAGKFVMSNTGKAVAYEGVPVPEREHWPPDAREADEPLEDVVAAVSFNEDRADAGAAWLRYVTVHEDRRGDGVGARLCSFVADRLLGEYDRVRIAVNNPFAYEALHKAGFGFTGEETGIAELVLERPFADRANAYQSGLDVYRERDVSEAEQAFLDRKAGGGPPEPLDA; encoded by the coding sequence GTGCGATACGCGGTGCTCGGCGGCCCCGACGACGGCCCGACGTTCCGCCTGGACTGGCAGGCGTTCAGCTACGCGGGCAAGTTCGTGATGTCGAACACCGGAAAGGCGGTCGCTTACGAGGGCGTTCCAGTCCCAGAGCGCGAGCACTGGCCGCCCGACGCACGGGAGGCCGATGAACCCCTCGAGGACGTCGTCGCGGCGGTGTCGTTCAACGAGGACCGCGCGGACGCGGGAGCGGCGTGGCTCCGGTACGTCACCGTCCACGAGGACAGGCGCGGGGACGGCGTGGGTGCTCGACTCTGTTCGTTCGTCGCGGACCGACTGCTCGGGGAGTACGACCGCGTGCGAATCGCCGTGAACAACCCGTTCGCGTACGAGGCGCTCCACAAGGCCGGGTTCGGGTTCACGGGCGAGGAGACCGGCATCGCGGAACTGGTCTTAGAACGCCCGTTCGCGGACCGAGCGAACGCCTACCAGTCCGGTCTCGACGTGTACCGGGAGCGCGATGTCTCCGAGGCGGAGCAGGCGTTCCTCGACCGGAAGGCGGGCGGCGGACCGCCGGAGCCACTCGACGCGTAA